The Streptomyces sp. Alt3 genome has a segment encoding these proteins:
- a CDS encoding GntR family transcriptional regulator, protein MTFAPAPIPSRTQYVLEAIKHAILTAQLKPGQALVETELAAQFGVSKTPVREALKTLAGTGLVVMSQYKGATVRLVDATMAREVYDVRLLLEPEALRRSITRKVSLEAAQEALERADSAIDKADRSLANRDFHRALYLPCGNPLLARMLDEIRDQAALVSTVAWSAIPSWEREAAEHREILRLALADDATAATAALHDHIASFVRRAFPDDEDGGDAA, encoded by the coding sequence ATGACCTTTGCGCCTGCCCCGATTCCGTCCAGGACCCAGTACGTGCTGGAGGCGATCAAGCACGCCATCCTCACCGCACAGCTGAAGCCAGGCCAGGCACTCGTGGAGACCGAGCTCGCCGCCCAGTTCGGGGTGTCGAAGACGCCCGTACGTGAGGCGCTGAAGACGCTCGCGGGCACCGGGCTCGTGGTCATGAGCCAGTACAAGGGCGCCACCGTGCGGCTCGTCGACGCGACCATGGCCCGGGAGGTGTACGACGTGCGCCTGCTCCTGGAGCCGGAGGCGCTGCGCCGCTCCATCACCCGCAAGGTCTCGCTGGAGGCGGCCCAGGAAGCCCTGGAGCGTGCCGACTCGGCGATCGACAAGGCGGACAGGTCGCTGGCCAACCGGGACTTCCACCGGGCGCTGTACCTGCCCTGCGGCAACCCGCTGCTCGCCCGGATGCTCGACGAGATCCGCGACCAGGCCGCACTCGTGTCGACCGTGGCCTGGTCGGCGATCCCGTCCTGGGAGCGTGAGGCGGCCGAGCACCGGGAGATCCTGCGGCTCGCCCTCGCCGACGACGCCACGGCCGCCACCGCGGCCCTGCACGACCACATCGCATCGTTCGTGCGCCGCGCCTTCCCCGACGACGAAGACGGGGGTGACGCGGCGTGA
- a CDS encoding dihydrodipicolinate synthase family protein, which produces MDLSPLKAALADVVAIPVTPFAEDGSIDVPSHQALLRRMLDGGVRIVTPNGNTGEFYALTPDERRTVTELTVEQARGRATVLVGVGHDVPTAVAAAEHARETGAEMVMVHQPVHPYVSQEGWVDYHRAIARAVPELGVVPYVRNPLLAGECLAELADSCPNVIGVKYAVPDAARFGAFARDAGLERFVWVAGLAELYAPSYFATGATGFTSGLVNVAPGVSLAMLEALRAGDYLAAMKVWEQIRRFEDLRADRQSANNVTVVKEALASLGLCRRDVRAPSRELPEEQRAEVAGLVAGWSI; this is translated from the coding sequence ATGGACCTCTCCCCGCTGAAGGCGGCCCTCGCAGACGTTGTGGCGATCCCGGTGACCCCGTTCGCCGAGGACGGGAGCATCGACGTCCCGTCGCACCAGGCCCTGCTGCGACGGATGCTCGACGGCGGCGTCCGCATCGTCACCCCGAACGGCAACACCGGGGAGTTCTACGCGCTCACCCCCGACGAGCGGCGCACCGTCACCGAGCTGACCGTCGAGCAGGCCCGCGGCCGTGCCACCGTCCTGGTGGGGGTCGGCCACGACGTGCCGACCGCCGTGGCCGCCGCCGAGCACGCCAGGGAGACCGGCGCCGAGATGGTGATGGTGCACCAGCCGGTGCACCCCTACGTCTCGCAGGAAGGCTGGGTCGACTACCACCGGGCCATCGCCCGGGCCGTTCCCGAGCTCGGAGTCGTCCCGTACGTCCGCAACCCGCTGCTTGCCGGTGAGTGCCTCGCCGAGCTCGCCGACAGCTGCCCCAACGTCATCGGCGTGAAGTACGCCGTGCCGGACGCGGCCCGCTTCGGCGCGTTCGCGCGGGACGCCGGCCTGGAGAGGTTCGTGTGGGTCGCCGGACTCGCCGAGCTCTACGCACCCTCCTACTTCGCCACCGGCGCCACCGGATTCACCTCCGGACTCGTCAACGTCGCCCCCGGCGTCTCGCTCGCCATGCTGGAGGCCCTGCGGGCGGGCGACTACCTCGCGGCGATGAAGGTCTGGGAGCAGATCCGCCGCTTCGAGGACCTGCGCGCCGACCGGCAGTCCGCCAACAACGTGACGGTCGTCAAGGAGGCCCTGGCCTCGCTCGGGCTCTGCCGCCGCGACGTGCGCGCGCCGAGCAGAGAGCTTCCCGAGGAGCAGCGTGCCGAGGTCGCCGGTCTGGTCGCCGGGTGGTCGATATGA
- the araD gene encoding L-arabinonate dehydratase — MSAAGTQGRRVAPEELRSHQWWGTDGLRSFSHRARTRQLGYLPEEHLGKPVVAILNTWSDINPCHVHLRERAQAVKRGVWQAGGFPLEFPVSTLSETFQKPTPMLYRNMLAMETEELLRSYPVDGAVLLGGCDKSTPALLMGAASVDLPTVFVPAGPMLPGHWRNEVLGSGTDMWKYWDDKRAGLIGDCEMAELENGLARSPGHCMTMGTASTLTAAAEALGVTVPGASSIPAVDSGHDRMAAQSGIRIVELVWQQLKLSQILTADAYEDAVATVLALGGSTNAVIHLIAMAGRSGVKLTLDDFDRIARTVPVLANLRPGGKYLMEDFHFAGGLPGFLARLTDVLHLDRPTVTHDTLREQLDGALVHDTDVIRERDNPLAEEGGVAVLRGNLCPDGAVIKHIAAEPHLLRHTGPAVVFDDYKEMQRTINDPALALTPDHVLVLRNAGPKGGPGMPEYGMLPIPDYLLKQGVRDMVRISDARMSGTSYGACVLHVAPESFVGGPLALVRTGDRITLDVEARLLHLDVSDEELELRRSEWTEPPARYGRGYGALYQDQITQADTGCDFTFLARQGEVPDPYAG, encoded by the coding sequence ATGAGCGCCGCCGGCACGCAAGGCCGCCGCGTCGCCCCCGAGGAGCTGCGCAGCCACCAGTGGTGGGGCACGGACGGGCTCCGCTCGTTCAGCCACCGCGCCCGCACCCGGCAGCTCGGCTACCTCCCCGAGGAGCACCTGGGCAAGCCGGTCGTCGCGATCCTCAACACCTGGTCCGACATCAACCCCTGCCACGTCCATCTGCGCGAGCGCGCGCAGGCGGTCAAGCGGGGTGTCTGGCAGGCGGGCGGCTTCCCGCTGGAGTTCCCGGTCTCCACGCTCTCGGAGACCTTCCAGAAGCCCACCCCGATGCTCTACCGCAACATGCTGGCGATGGAGACGGAGGAGCTGCTGCGCTCCTACCCCGTCGACGGTGCCGTGCTGCTCGGCGGCTGCGACAAGTCGACGCCCGCCCTCCTGATGGGCGCCGCCTCCGTCGACCTGCCGACGGTCTTCGTGCCCGCCGGACCGATGCTGCCGGGCCACTGGCGCAACGAGGTCCTGGGCTCCGGCACGGACATGTGGAAGTACTGGGACGACAAGCGGGCCGGCCTGATCGGCGACTGCGAGATGGCCGAACTGGAGAACGGGCTCGCCCGCTCACCGGGCCACTGCATGACGATGGGCACCGCCTCGACCCTGACGGCCGCGGCCGAGGCGCTCGGCGTCACGGTGCCGGGCGCGTCCTCCATCCCGGCCGTGGACTCCGGTCACGACCGCATGGCCGCGCAGTCCGGGATCCGGATCGTCGAACTGGTGTGGCAGCAGCTGAAGCTGTCGCAGATCCTCACAGCGGACGCCTACGAGGACGCGGTCGCCACCGTCCTCGCGCTCGGCGGCTCCACCAACGCCGTCATCCACCTGATCGCGATGGCGGGCCGCTCCGGGGTGAAGCTCACCCTGGACGACTTCGACCGCATCGCCCGCACCGTGCCCGTCCTCGCCAACCTCCGCCCCGGCGGGAAGTACCTGATGGAGGACTTCCACTTCGCCGGCGGGCTGCCCGGCTTCCTGGCGCGGCTCACCGACGTACTCCACCTGGACCGCCCCACCGTCACGCACGACACCCTGCGCGAACAGCTCGACGGGGCGCTCGTCCACGACACCGACGTCATCCGGGAGCGCGACAACCCGCTGGCCGAGGAGGGCGGCGTCGCGGTCCTGCGCGGCAACCTCTGCCCGGACGGCGCCGTGATCAAGCACATCGCCGCCGAACCGCACCTGCTGCGCCACACCGGCCCCGCCGTCGTCTTCGACGACTACAAGGAGATGCAGCGCACCATCAACGACCCGGCCCTGGCCCTCACCCCGGACCATGTGCTGGTGCTCCGCAACGCCGGCCCCAAGGGCGGCCCCGGCATGCCCGAGTACGGCATGCTGCCCATCCCCGACTACCTGCTGAAGCAGGGTGTGCGCGACATGGTGCGGATCTCCGACGCCCGGATGAGCGGCACCAGTTACGGGGCCTGCGTCCTGCACGTCGCGCCCGAGTCCTTCGTCGGCGGGCCGCTCGCACTGGTCCGCACCGGTGACCGGATCACGCTGGACGTCGAGGCGCGGCTGCTCCACCTCGACGTGTCCGACGAGGAGCTGGAGCTGCGAAGGTCCGAGTGGACCGAGCCGCCCGCCCGCTACGGGCGCGGCTACGGCGCGCTCTACCAGGACCAGATCACCCAGGCCGACACCGGCTGCGACTTCACGTTCCTCGCCCGCCAGGGAGAGGTGCCCGACCCGTACGCGGGCTGA